One window of the Prionailurus bengalensis isolate Pbe53 chromosome E1, Fcat_Pben_1.1_paternal_pri, whole genome shotgun sequence genome contains the following:
- the LOC122485120 gene encoding rab-interacting lysosomal protein isoform X2: MEPRGTIPGVPGCGPRVAAGSGTAAELVYHLAGALGTELKELARRFGPEAAARLVPLVVRALELLEKAAVGPDPDSLQVSAQQAELELRRLREENEHLRRQLHSGPHEERALLRQLKEVTDRQRDELRAHNRDLLQRSQETEALQEQLQRLLLVNSELRHKLAAVQTQLRAARDREGERELQRQGAVELAQEPAQDQARGAGYEQRQDPERATAEAGAPGTPEDPPGRPSKVGRCSFSREELEQILQERNELKANVFLLKEELAYFQRELLTDHRVPGLLVEAMKVAVKKQRKKIKAKMLGIPEEAESSDDEDSSWLLLSSDKGAHPPPTESRIQSFFGLSYRGETEAPEAQTSNLAPSKLGGEEETPQPPHSEPVGSPTVLNS; encoded by the exons ATGGAGCCCAGGGGGACGATacccggggtgcctggctgcgGGCCTCGAGTGGCCGCCGGGTCAGGGACGGCCGCGGAGCTCGTGTACCATCTAGCAGGGGCCCTGGGCACGGAGCTGAAGGAGCTGGCGCGCCGCTTCGGGCCGGAGGCGGCGGCCAGGCTAGTGCCGCTCGTGGTTCGGGCGCTGGAGCTCCTGGAAAAGGCTGCCGTGGGGCCCGACCCGGACTCA CTGCAGGTGTCAGCGCAGCAGGCCGAACTAGAGCTGCGGCGGCTGCGCGAGGAGAATGAGCACCTCCGCAGACAGCTGCACTCTGGGCCACACG AGGAGCGCGCTCTTCTGCGGCAGCTCAAGGAGGTGACCGACCGCCAGCGAGACGAGCTCCGGGCGCACAACCGCGACCTGCTGCAGCGCAGCCAGGAGACGGAGGCG CTGCAGGAGCAGCTGCAGCGCCTCCTGCTGGTGAATTCAGAGCTGCGGCACAAACTGGCAGCGGTGCAAACCCAGCTGCGTGCCGCGAGGGACCGCGAGGGCGAGCGGGAGCTACAGCGCCAGGGGGCAGTGGAGCTGGCTCAGGAGCCGGCGCAGGACCAGGCCAGGGGGGCCGGGTACGAGCAGAGGCAGGACCCTGAGCGGGCAACCGCTGAGGCGGGGGCCCCAGGGACCCCTGAGGACCCG CCAGGGCGCCCCTCCAAGGTAGGACGGTGCAGCTTCAGTCGAGAGGAACTTGAGCAGATCCTTCAGGAGAGGAATGAACTCAAAGCCAACGTGTTCCTGCTGAAGGAGGAGTTGGCCTACTTCCAGAG gGAGCTGCTCACGGACCACCGGGTCCCTGGGCTTCTGGTTGAAGCCATGAAGGTGGCTGTCAAGAAGCAGCGGAAGAAGATCAAGGCCAAGATGTTAGGGATTccagaggaagcagagagcaG TGACGATGAAGACAGCTCATGGCTCCTACTCTCCAGTGATAAGGgagcccatcctccacccactgAGTCCCGAATACAGAGTTT CTTTGGCCTGTCCTATCGGGGTGAAACAGAGGCCCCTGAAGCCCAGACCAGCAACTTGGCCCCCAGTAAGCTagggggagaagaggagaccCCACAGCCACCCCACTCGGAGCCTGTGGGCAGCCCCACAGTCCTCAACTCCTGA
- the LOC122485120 gene encoding rab-interacting lysosomal protein isoform X1 produces the protein MEPRGTIPGVPGCGPRVAAGSGTAAELVYHLAGALGTELKELARRFGPEAAARLVPLVVRALELLEKAAVGPDPDSLQVSAQQAELELRRLREENEHLRRQLHSGPHEERALLRQLKEVTDRQRDELRAHNRDLLQRSQETEAVRAGRGGAGRGARGEGRGSPPHPPTPRLPSLLPRPQLQEQLQRLLLVNSELRHKLAAVQTQLRAARDREGERELQRQGAVELAQEPAQDQARGAGYEQRQDPERATAEAGAPGTPEDPPGRPSKVGRCSFSREELEQILQERNELKANVFLLKEELAYFQRELLTDHRVPGLLVEAMKVAVKKQRKKIKAKMLGIPEEAESSDDEDSSWLLLSSDKGAHPPPTESRIQSFFGLSYRGETEAPEAQTSNLAPSKLGGEEETPQPPHSEPVGSPTVLNS, from the exons ATGGAGCCCAGGGGGACGATacccggggtgcctggctgcgGGCCTCGAGTGGCCGCCGGGTCAGGGACGGCCGCGGAGCTCGTGTACCATCTAGCAGGGGCCCTGGGCACGGAGCTGAAGGAGCTGGCGCGCCGCTTCGGGCCGGAGGCGGCGGCCAGGCTAGTGCCGCTCGTGGTTCGGGCGCTGGAGCTCCTGGAAAAGGCTGCCGTGGGGCCCGACCCGGACTCA CTGCAGGTGTCAGCGCAGCAGGCCGAACTAGAGCTGCGGCGGCTGCGCGAGGAGAATGAGCACCTCCGCAGACAGCTGCACTCTGGGCCACACG AGGAGCGCGCTCTTCTGCGGCAGCTCAAGGAGGTGACCGACCGCCAGCGAGACGAGCTCCGGGCGCACAACCGCGACCTGCTGCAGCGCAGCCAGGAGACGGAGGCGgtgagggcggggcggggcggggcggggcgaggggcgaggggcgaggggcggggctcTCCACCTCACCCACCGACACCCCGCCTACCTTCTCTTTTGCCCCGCCCCCAGCTGCAGGAGCAGCTGCAGCGCCTCCTGCTGGTGAATTCAGAGCTGCGGCACAAACTGGCAGCGGTGCAAACCCAGCTGCGTGCCGCGAGGGACCGCGAGGGCGAGCGGGAGCTACAGCGCCAGGGGGCAGTGGAGCTGGCTCAGGAGCCGGCGCAGGACCAGGCCAGGGGGGCCGGGTACGAGCAGAGGCAGGACCCTGAGCGGGCAACCGCTGAGGCGGGGGCCCCAGGGACCCCTGAGGACCCG CCAGGGCGCCCCTCCAAGGTAGGACGGTGCAGCTTCAGTCGAGAGGAACTTGAGCAGATCCTTCAGGAGAGGAATGAACTCAAAGCCAACGTGTTCCTGCTGAAGGAGGAGTTGGCCTACTTCCAGAG gGAGCTGCTCACGGACCACCGGGTCCCTGGGCTTCTGGTTGAAGCCATGAAGGTGGCTGTCAAGAAGCAGCGGAAGAAGATCAAGGCCAAGATGTTAGGGATTccagaggaagcagagagcaG TGACGATGAAGACAGCTCATGGCTCCTACTCTCCAGTGATAAGGgagcccatcctccacccactgAGTCCCGAATACAGAGTTT CTTTGGCCTGTCCTATCGGGGTGAAACAGAGGCCCCTGAAGCCCAGACCAGCAACTTGGCCCCCAGTAAGCTagggggagaagaggagaccCCACAGCCACCCCACTCGGAGCCTGTGGGCAGCCCCACAGTCCTCAACTCCTGA